One region of Oryza sativa Japonica Group chromosome 10, ASM3414082v1 genomic DNA includes:
- the LOC4348067 gene encoding F-box protein At5g03970: MNRLRHRRAISLAPPVTLPDDDDLLSEILLHLPPRPSSLPRASLVCKRWRRLVTDPAFHRRFRARHRNPPPLIGVFEDYLGYPFFRSVLDPPDLIPRECFRLRLAEDEGGQWHFYGCRHGRLLLFNRAKNEIVVWVPDTGDHRQVAVPPEIDGKEKIIWNGAVLSAATADDGPFRVVLVGVAGNNTQMFACVYCSESGKWSDLISVAAPFLVFFFRDPGILAGNALYWMAYGERWLTVLQFDLDKQTLSVIEWPYDSEPYSQTWLTEGDCLGAATLSRSSLQMWERKVCSGGVAKWVLQKTYELKNVLNPEFRLKIGYLTKLGYAQDIKVMFLWADHSVFMLQLDTLQAKKVWESCVIAPIHPYASTYVAGI, from the exons ATGAAccgcctccgccatcgccgcgccaTCTCActggcgccgccggtgaccctgccggacgacgacgacctcctctCCGagatcctcctccacctcccgccgcgcccctcctcgctcccccgcgcctccctcgtcTGCAAGCGCTGGCGCCGCCTCGTCACCGACCCCGCCTTCCACCGCCGCTTCCGCGCCCGCCACCGGAATCCACCACCCCTCATCGGCGTCTTCGAGGACTACCTCGGGTACCCCTTCTTCCGGTCCGTTCTGGACCCGCCGGATCTCATCCCAAGGGAGTGCTTCAGGCTGCGGCTCGCCGAGGACGAGGGCGGCCAGTGGCACTTCTACggctgccgccatggccgcctcctcctcttcaaCCGGGCGAAGAATGAGATCGTTGTGTGGGTCCCCGACACCGGCGACCACCGCCAGGTGGCCGTTCCGCCGGAGATTGACGGCAAGGAGAAGATCATTTGGAATGGGGCAGTGCTGTCTGctgccaccgccgacgacggccCCTTCAGGGTGGTGTTGGTAGGCGTCGCCGGCAACAACACACAGATGTTCGCCTGCGTTTACTGCTCGGAGTCTGGCAAATGGAGTGATCTCATATCGGTAGCTGCTCCATTCTTGGTGTTTTTCTTTCGTGATCCTGGCATACTTGCTGGCAATGCCCTGTATTGGATGGCTTATGGTGAACGTTGGCTTACCGTTCTTCAGTTTGATTTGGATAAGCAAACCCTCAGCGTGATTGAATGGCCCTACGATTCCGAGCCATACAGTCAGACCTGGCTGACAGAAGGTGATTGTCTTGGCGCCGCCACTTTGTCTCGCAGCAGCCTTCAAATGTGGGAGAGGAAAGTCTGTTCTGGAGGTGTTGCCAAGTGGGTGCTGCAGAAGACGTATGAGCTGAAGAATGTTCTTAACCCGGAGTTTAGGTTGAAGATAGGGTATTTAACAAAACTGGGGTATGCTCAGGATATCAAGGTGATGTTTCTATGGGCTGATCACAGTGTCTTCATGCTCCAACTTGATACGTTGCAGGCCAAGAAAGTTTGGGAAAGTTGTGTCATCGCGCCAATTCATCCCTACGCAAGTACTTATGTTGCAG GTATCTAG